A section of the Rhizobium sp. Pop5 genome encodes:
- a CDS encoding phosphomannomutase, translating into MKFGTSGLRGLSVDLKGRASALYATAFGKYLLQTGKAQTGDVILIGRDFRDSSPEISGNCAGALAALGFRIFDCGNVPTPALALYGLESNAACLMITGSHIPADRNGIKFYRPDGEIDKSDEAAITALAGEIEKSGEAVVHDPAATEEREAICRQLFFERNAALLPQGALSGLKIGVYQHSTVARDLLVDVLAHYGAEVTALGRSESFIPVDTEAVSDETIALMKRWVADHRFDAIVSTDGDGDRPLVADETGAPLRGDLLGLVAANFLGAGTVVTPVTSNSGIEAAGSFAVRRTRVGSPFVISGMEEAVAAGGDHVMGFEANGGLLTGTPFDINGRNVRALPTRDCFVPMLAILSLAAIRREPLSAIAASYRLPFAAADRLENFPVETSAALMAHLRASDENLSAFLRPIGDVAAKSDIDGLRVTLSDGGIIHFRPSGNAPEMRCYVESKSETAALDLLKAGLNRIKEWASAR; encoded by the coding sequence ATGAAATTCGGCACGAGCGGCCTTCGCGGACTTTCAGTCGATCTCAAGGGACGCGCCTCCGCCCTCTACGCGACCGCGTTCGGTAAATACCTGCTGCAGACCGGCAAGGCCCAGACCGGCGACGTCATTCTGATCGGCCGCGATTTTCGCGATTCGAGCCCTGAAATCTCGGGCAATTGCGCCGGTGCCCTGGCAGCGCTTGGCTTCCGGATATTCGACTGCGGCAACGTGCCGACACCCGCCCTTGCCCTTTATGGTCTCGAAAGCAATGCCGCCTGCCTGATGATCACAGGCTCGCACATCCCGGCGGACCGCAACGGCATCAAGTTCTATCGCCCCGACGGCGAAATCGACAAATCCGATGAGGCCGCCATCACCGCTTTGGCGGGCGAGATCGAGAAAAGCGGCGAAGCGGTGGTCCATGACCCTGCTGCGACGGAGGAGCGTGAGGCGATCTGCCGGCAGCTGTTTTTCGAGCGCAATGCGGCCCTGCTGCCGCAAGGTGCGCTCTCCGGCCTGAAGATCGGTGTCTACCAGCACAGCACCGTCGCCCGCGATCTCCTGGTCGACGTTCTCGCCCATTACGGCGCCGAGGTCACCGCTCTCGGCCGTTCGGAGAGCTTCATTCCCGTCGATACCGAAGCCGTTTCCGACGAGACGATCGCGCTGATGAAGCGCTGGGTTGCCGATCACAGATTCGATGCGATCGTCTCGACCGACGGCGACGGCGACCGCCCGCTGGTCGCCGACGAAACCGGCGCGCCGCTGCGCGGCGATCTTCTCGGCCTCGTCGCAGCCAATTTCCTCGGCGCCGGCACCGTAGTCACGCCCGTCACTTCCAACTCGGGCATCGAAGCCGCCGGTTCCTTCGCCGTCAGGCGCACACGCGTCGGTTCGCCCTTCGTCATTTCAGGCATGGAGGAGGCTGTGGCCGCAGGCGGGGATCATGTCATGGGTTTCGAAGCCAATGGCGGCCTGCTGACGGGAACGCCTTTCGATATCAACGGCCGCAACGTACGCGCCTTGCCGACACGCGATTGCTTTGTCCCGATGCTCGCGATCCTGTCGCTCGCCGCCATTCGCAGAGAGCCGCTCTCCGCCATTGCCGCCTCCTATCGCCTGCCCTTTGCCGCGGCCGACCGTCTGGAGAATTTTCCCGTCGAAACGAGCGCGGCGCTGATGGCGCATCTGCGCGCCTCGGATGAAAATCTTTCCGCCTTCCTGCGGCCGATCGGCGATGTGGCGGCAAAATCCGACATTGACGGCCTTCGGGTGACGCTGAGCGACGGGGGGATCATCCATTTCCGCCCGTCCGGCAATGCGCCTGAGATGCGCTGCTATGTGGAGTCCAAGAGCGAAACCGCAGCGCTGGACCTGCTGAAGGCAGGGCTCAACCGAATAAAAGAGTGGGCAAGCGCCCGGTAA
- a CDS encoding mannose-1-phosphate guanylyltransferase/mannose-6-phosphate isomerase: MTQKIVPVIMAGGKGTRLWPLSRATAPKQFIQFVGAKTLFQETLDRVSDPALYEAPIVVTNEDFRFLVAEQARELGIPLAAVLLEPVARNTAAAVAAAATLAAELFGKDTIIQMLASDHEILADKSYFDCIRIARDAAADGKLVTFGINPTEPATGYGYIEIGEALKNGAHKVSRFVEKPALEKAEQMLADGGFYWNSGIFMFPVGELTAELQEYAPDVLKAASKAVSKATRDLDFTRLDADHFAKCPDISIDYAIMEKTSKAAVVPSPFRWSDMGSWDAVWKSGKRDDNGNVAAANTTVVNTRNSLVMTHGVHLAVQGMDDVAVIASEDAVYVGPLKDSQNVGQLVKMLASSSATAKFAETHPTSYRPWGGYTSILNGDRFQVKRIFVTPGKKLSLQKHHHRSEHWIVVKGTAEVTVGESVKMLRENESVYIPLGEVHRLANPGKILLELIEVQTGSYLGEDDIIRIVDEFGRT, encoded by the coding sequence ATGACGCAGAAAATCGTTCCCGTGATCATGGCCGGCGGCAAAGGCACGCGGCTCTGGCCGCTTTCCCGTGCCACCGCGCCGAAGCAATTCATCCAGTTCGTCGGCGCCAAGACGCTGTTTCAGGAAACGCTCGACCGCGTTTCCGATCCGGCGCTTTATGAAGCGCCGATCGTCGTCACCAATGAGGATTTCCGCTTCCTCGTCGCCGAACAGGCCCGCGAGCTTGGCATTCCGCTCGCCGCCGTGCTGCTCGAGCCGGTGGCTCGTAACACCGCCGCTGCGGTGGCCGCGGCAGCCACACTCGCCGCCGAGCTTTTCGGCAAGGACACGATCATCCAGATGCTCGCTTCGGATCACGAGATCCTCGCCGACAAGAGCTATTTCGATTGCATCCGCATCGCCCGCGATGCCGCGGCAGACGGCAAGCTCGTCACTTTCGGCATCAATCCCACCGAGCCGGCGACCGGTTATGGTTATATCGAGATCGGCGAGGCGCTCAAAAACGGTGCCCACAAGGTCAGCCGCTTCGTGGAAAAGCCGGCCCTTGAGAAAGCCGAGCAGATGCTCGCCGACGGCGGCTTCTACTGGAATTCCGGCATCTTCATGTTCCCGGTGGGAGAGCTGACTGCTGAACTTCAGGAATATGCGCCCGACGTGCTGAAGGCGGCAAGCAAGGCCGTTTCCAAGGCAACCCGCGACCTCGACTTTACCCGCCTCGACGCCGACCATTTCGCCAAGTGCCCCGACATCTCCATCGACTATGCGATCATGGAGAAGACTTCCAAAGCCGCCGTTGTCCCATCGCCATTCCGGTGGTCGGATATGGGCAGCTGGGACGCCGTCTGGAAATCGGGCAAACGCGACGACAACGGCAATGTCGCGGCCGCCAATACGACCGTCGTCAATACCCGCAATTCGCTCGTCATGACCCATGGGGTGCATCTGGCCGTCCAGGGCATGGACGATGTCGCCGTCATCGCCAGCGAGGACGCCGTCTATGTCGGACCGCTCAAGGACAGCCAGAACGTCGGACAATTGGTCAAGATGCTGGCCTCGTCTTCCGCCACAGCGAAATTCGCCGAAACCCACCCGACATCCTACCGCCCCTGGGGCGGCTACACCTCGATCCTCAACGGCGACCGCTTCCAGGTAAAGCGCATCTTCGTCACGCCGGGCAAGAAGCTTTCGCTGCAGAAACACCACCATCGCTCGGAACACTGGATCGTCGTCAAGGGAACGGCCGAGGTGACGGTCGGCGAGAGCGTGAAGATGCTGCGTGAGAACGAAAGCGTCTATATCCCGCTCGGCGAAGTTCACCGCCTCGCCAATCCCGGCAAGATTCTCCTCGAGCTCATCGAGGTGCAGACGGGCTCCTATCTCGGCGAGGATGACATCATCCGCATCGTCGACGAATTCGGAAGAACCTGA
- a CDS encoding endonuclease/exonuclease/phosphatase family protein, with protein sequence MRNIIYWILSAFLTLAMTIVSLRYVTNFWLLSFVYSFQIHLGVVFVVASLVVLAVRRHVYGFILLLASIFLVAHGGIMLREFSQGDSVADAPPIFRLMSFNIAIDNWKNSTAITDMVIASNADVVNLLEAKPLTFHLQELFKIYPYHIGCDHGKDSCDTLVLSKRPFVTQQVASIGSLRKDRLVIASVDFGGQIVNLVSAHLTKPYYDDYQVGELEDLGKALRPVSGPLVLAGDFNSSAIAPGIQGFLREQKMSTIAPEPATWPSGAGALGIAIDHIFARAPLRLTSLKRLEDSLGSNHSGLIAEFVLDGGGKTSSAN encoded by the coding sequence ATGAGAAACATAATTTATTGGATTCTCTCGGCCTTTCTGACCCTTGCCATGACGATCGTGTCGCTGCGCTATGTCACGAACTTCTGGCTGCTCTCCTTCGTCTATAGCTTCCAGATTCATCTTGGCGTCGTGTTCGTCGTCGCGAGCCTCGTCGTTCTCGCCGTCAGAAGACATGTCTACGGCTTTATCCTGCTGCTTGCCTCGATTTTTCTCGTTGCTCACGGGGGAATCATGCTGCGCGAGTTTTCGCAAGGCGATAGCGTTGCGGACGCGCCGCCGATTTTCCGCCTGATGTCGTTCAACATCGCGATCGACAACTGGAAAAACTCGACCGCAATCACCGACATGGTGATCGCTTCGAATGCCGATGTCGTCAATCTGCTCGAAGCCAAGCCGCTGACGTTCCATCTGCAGGAATTGTTCAAGATCTATCCCTACCATATCGGCTGCGACCACGGCAAAGACAGCTGCGATACGCTGGTACTGTCCAAACGCCCGTTCGTGACCCAGCAGGTCGCCAGCATCGGCAGCCTGCGGAAAGACAGGCTGGTCATAGCAAGCGTCGATTTCGGGGGGCAAATCGTCAATCTGGTGTCGGCGCACCTGACCAAACCCTATTACGACGATTACCAGGTGGGCGAATTGGAAGATCTCGGCAAGGCGCTTCGCCCGGTCTCCGGTCCTCTCGTGCTGGCGGGGGATTTCAATTCGTCAGCGATTGCCCCGGGCATTCAGGGCTTTCTGCGCGAACAGAAAATGAGCACGATCGCGCCCGAACCGGCAACATGGCCGAGCGGCGCAGGCGCGCTCGGGATCGCCATCGACCACATATTTGCGCGCGCGCCGCTGCGCCTGACATCGCTGAAGCGCCTCGAAGACAGCCTCGGCTCGAACCATTCCGGCCTGATCGCTGAATTCGTGCTCGATGGCGGCGGGAAAACTTCATCGGCGAACTGA
- a CDS encoding NAD-dependent epimerase, which yields MRYFITGTAGFIGFHLARRLLQEGHEVTGFDGLTPYYNVKLKEMRHAALAQFPAFRPVIAMLEDRPALEAAVSAAKPDILIHLAAQAGVRYSLENPEAYIHSNVEGSWNIMEIARRVEIRHLMLASTSSIYGANETVPFHETDRADEPLTIYAATKKSMELMAHSYSHLHKIPTTAFRFFTVYGPWGRPDMALFKFTKNMLEGQPIEIYGEGNMSRDFTYIDDLVEAIVRLSAIAPGEENRLHNAAVETLSRQAPYRIVNIGGGQPVSLMDFVETVEKALGRPAIRKMLAMQKGDVPRTFAAPDLLVALTGYKPDTTLDIGVRAFVEWYLDVRGELDA from the coding sequence ATGCGCTACTTCATTACAGGCACTGCCGGCTTCATCGGTTTTCATCTGGCCAGGCGCCTGCTGCAGGAAGGGCATGAGGTGACGGGCTTTGACGGCCTCACTCCCTATTACAACGTCAAGCTCAAGGAAATGCGCCACGCCGCACTCGCCCAGTTTCCGGCTTTCCGACCTGTCATCGCCATGCTGGAGGACCGGCCGGCGCTGGAGGCGGCAGTCTCCGCGGCCAAACCCGACATCCTGATCCATCTCGCCGCACAGGCCGGCGTTCGTTACAGCCTGGAAAATCCCGAGGCCTACATTCATTCGAATGTCGAAGGCTCGTGGAACATCATGGAAATCGCGCGACGCGTCGAAATCCGCCACCTGATGCTCGCCTCGACCTCGTCGATCTACGGCGCCAATGAAACCGTCCCCTTCCACGAGACCGACCGCGCCGACGAGCCGCTGACCATCTACGCCGCGACCAAGAAGTCGATGGAACTGATGGCGCACAGCTATTCCCATCTTCACAAGATCCCGACCACGGCCTTCCGCTTCTTCACGGTTTACGGTCCGTGGGGCCGGCCCGACATGGCGCTGTTCAAATTCACCAAGAACATGCTCGAAGGTCAGCCGATCGAGATTTACGGCGAAGGCAATATGAGCCGTGATTTCACCTATATCGACGATCTCGTCGAAGCGATCGTCCGATTGTCGGCCATTGCCCCGGGTGAGGAAAATCGCCTCCATAACGCGGCTGTCGAAACGCTGTCGCGCCAGGCGCCCTACCGCATCGTCAATATTGGCGGCGGCCAGCCGGTCAGCCTGATGGATTTCGTCGAAACGGTGGAAAAGGCGCTCGGCCGTCCCGCCATCCGCAAGATGCTGGCGATGCAGAAGGGCGATGTGCCGCGCACTTTCGCAGCTCCCGATCTGCTCGTCGCGCTGACCGGATACAAGCCTGATACGACATTGGATATCGGCGTCAGGGCCTTCGTCGAGTGGTATCTCGACGTGCGCGGCGAACTGGATGCCTGA
- a CDS encoding phospholipase D-like domain-containing protein → MGRITKAGAWCNGEVAYLAWTADGPIADCLGFMITRVHENGPEAGARRILPTWIAFTDQSNPDWLEQDSSVWPIQQYQWRDLTLRRSRDEAAVRPIDFRIHYEITPVGLAGPGRAPVPVSDTAPFRDENGKPRYEGAQRSLFILDEPFKTESIDITHDFPSGGAIKATYTNGILSTQNLVRQLEKVQGVKPKNVAPGPATRVTEGLLKTLKEHIPREDDPIRLFLTADVLSFLTELIDRAENGNGELYLALYELHDPELIRRLTALVAAGKAHVILSTSGSTDLNKDGDPPPRKPVVWDTGNHDARAGLHAAAPSADRVQDRLFNNNSHIGHNKFAVYVEGGVARTVMTGSTNWTETGLCTQSNNVILIEDENVAARFLAYWKLLRDDPQPVGVPLTVSDHGDTAEGFAASKGVQGTVLRQTNAAPTVPVTLKDGKTTVEILFSPNTKAPTKNKTSPTPVDLSRVYSLMEHADDAILFLTFYPGVRGEQNVIGQAAEAAATRPDLLVQGAISNPAALPPEKPGEPTTYTRPDGQVRDLPERAIWWPGGDAGRVVMVRAAAISTQFGDLRPELLSAGHAIIHDKIIVIDPLDPDNCTVITGSHNLGYKASYQNDENLLIVRGNQSLAIAYAIHILDVYDHYVLRAKLQEELRQSLIKTGLPPKADSGGGFLNIKDSWQGRWFAPAQGPSSRNYFLGL, encoded by the coding sequence ATGGGCAGGATTACCAAAGCAGGTGCGTGGTGCAACGGCGAAGTCGCCTACCTCGCCTGGACGGCCGACGGCCCGATTGCCGATTGTCTCGGCTTCATGATTACCCGCGTGCATGAAAACGGACCGGAAGCCGGCGCCCGGCGCATCCTGCCGACCTGGATCGCCTTCACCGACCAGTCCAATCCCGACTGGCTGGAGCAGGACAGCTCGGTCTGGCCGATCCAGCAATATCAGTGGCGCGACCTGACACTGCGCCGCTCCCGCGATGAGGCGGCCGTCCGCCCGATCGATTTCCGCATCCACTACGAGATCACGCCAGTCGGTCTTGCAGGTCCCGGCCGCGCGCCGGTTCCCGTTTCCGACACCGCCCCTTTTCGCGATGAAAACGGCAAGCCGCGTTATGAGGGCGCGCAGCGATCGCTTTTCATTCTGGACGAACCCTTCAAGACCGAGAGCATCGATATCACCCATGATTTCCCGAGCGGCGGCGCGATCAAGGCAACCTATACCAACGGCATCCTTTCGACGCAGAACCTGGTGCGCCAGCTGGAAAAGGTCCAAGGCGTGAAGCCGAAGAATGTAGCGCCCGGTCCGGCGACGCGCGTCACCGAAGGCCTGCTGAAGACGCTGAAGGAGCACATCCCCAGGGAAGACGACCCGATCCGCTTGTTCCTGACGGCCGATGTGCTGAGCTTCCTGACGGAGCTGATCGACCGTGCCGAAAACGGAAATGGCGAACTGTATCTGGCCCTTTACGAGTTGCACGACCCCGAACTGATCCGGCGGCTAACGGCCCTCGTCGCGGCCGGCAAAGCCCATGTGATCCTCTCCACCTCCGGTTCGACAGACCTCAACAAGGACGGCGACCCGCCGCCGAGGAAACCTGTTGTCTGGGACACCGGCAACCATGACGCCCGCGCCGGCCTTCATGCCGCAGCACCCTCGGCAGATCGCGTGCAGGATCGCCTCTTCAACAACAACAGCCATATCGGCCACAATAAATTCGCCGTCTATGTTGAAGGCGGTGTCGCCCGCACCGTCATGACCGGCAGCACCAACTGGACCGAGACCGGCCTCTGCACCCAGTCCAACAACGTCATCCTGATCGAAGACGAGAATGTCGCGGCGCGCTTCCTCGCCTATTGGAAGCTTCTGCGGGACGATCCGCAGCCGGTCGGCGTGCCCCTGACCGTTTCCGACCACGGCGACACCGCCGAAGGCTTCGCGGCGAGCAAAGGCGTTCAGGGAACGGTGTTACGCCAAACGAATGCCGCGCCGACGGTGCCGGTGACGCTGAAGGACGGCAAGACCACTGTCGAAATCCTGTTTTCGCCCAACACCAAGGCCCCGACCAAGAACAAGACCTCGCCGACGCCCGTCGATCTCAGCCGCGTCTATTCGCTGATGGAACATGCCGACGACGCGATCCTATTCCTCACCTTCTATCCCGGCGTGCGCGGCGAACAGAACGTCATCGGCCAGGCGGCTGAAGCCGCCGCCACGCGGCCGGATCTGCTCGTCCAGGGCGCCATCAGCAATCCCGCAGCCCTGCCGCCGGAAAAACCCGGCGAACCCACGACCTATACGAGGCCGGACGGCCAGGTCAGAGATCTGCCCGAGCGGGCGATCTGGTGGCCGGGCGGTGATGCCGGCCGCGTCGTCATGGTGCGGGCGGCGGCGATCTCTACCCAGTTCGGCGATCTCCGTCCCGAATTGCTGAGCGCCGGCCATGCGATCATCCACGACAAGATCATCGTCATCGATCCGCTCGACCCCGACAATTGCACCGTCATAACCGGCAGCCACAACCTCGGCTACAAGGCCTCCTATCAAAACGATGAGAACCTGCTGATCGTCCGCGGCAACCAGTCGCTCGCCATCGCCTATGCGATCCACATCCTCGACGTCTACGACCACTACGTCCTGCGCGCGAAGCTCCAGGAGGAGCTGCGCCAGTCGCTCATTAAAACCGGCCTGCCGCCGAAGGCGGATTCGGGTGGCGGCTTCCTCAACATCAAGGACAGCTGGCAGGGCCGGTGGTTCGCTCCCGCCCAAGGCCCGTCGAGCCGGAATTATTTCCTCGGTCTCTGA
- a CDS encoding CerR family C-terminal domain-containing protein yields the protein MTQNSDNQNPPASARAEAARQKMLTAALDVFGRYGFDGASTRQLTEAAGVNLQAIPYYFGSKEGLYIATAEYLMMRIDTHVSGMRARIGTHLMALDAAGKPLGEADARLLLTEVLQTMVTLFVAKESEPWARFLIREQMEPTEAFKRVYQGIMRPMIEMGRRLVGAILGEDPASEHVRLRTFNLVGSILIFRFARATVLAQMEWDTFGPKQVELLRGLAAELVDVIGPSKGGAA from the coding sequence ATGACCCAAAATAGCGACAACCAAAATCCGCCAGCCTCCGCCCGCGCCGAAGCCGCACGCCAGAAGATGTTGACCGCCGCGCTCGACGTCTTCGGACGCTACGGTTTCGACGGCGCCTCGACGCGCCAGCTGACCGAGGCGGCCGGCGTCAATCTTCAGGCGATCCCCTATTATTTCGGCAGCAAGGAAGGCCTCTACATCGCCACCGCCGAATATCTGATGATGCGGATCGACACGCATGTCAGCGGCATGAGGGCGCGCATCGGCACGCATCTCATGGCGCTTGACGCGGCCGGCAAGCCGCTTGGCGAAGCCGACGCCCGCCTCCTCTTGACCGAAGTTCTCCAAACCATGGTGACGCTCTTCGTCGCCAAGGAATCCGAGCCCTGGGCCCGCTTCCTGATCCGCGAGCAGATGGAGCCGACCGAGGCTTTCAAGCGGGTCTATCAGGGCATCATGCGGCCAATGATCGAAATGGGCCGGCGCCTGGTCGGCGCCATTCTTGGCGAGGACCCGGCCTCCGAGCATGTGCGCCTGCGCACATTCAATCTCGTCGGCAGCATCCTCATCTTCCGCTTTGCCCGCGCGACCGTTCTCGCCCAGATGGAATGGGACACTTTCGGCCCGAAACAGGTGGAACTGCTGCGCGGCCTTGCTGCCGAACTGGTCGATGTCATCGGCCCATCGAAAGGAGGTGCGGCATGA
- the hlyD gene encoding secretion protein HlyD yields MKRILPLAILLLAAAGAAAWWYGLPEKLGWLPEARREFVLYGNVDIRQVSLGFRVSGRITELRVDEGDVVKSGTVLAKLDAAPYEFAVRTGEANTAALRATLDKLKAGPRPTEIAQARAAYDESLADLQNANLAYDRARQLRPQGTISEANLDQATAAKAMAAARSQSANEALKLLQEGSRVEDIAAADAQVKAAEATLASARTSLADTELRAPNDGVILSRVRENGAIVSPADTVFVLSLTEPVWVRSYVAEPDLGRIHPGMKVSIASDTAPDKPYEGTISFISPVAEFTPKSVETPELRTDLVYRLRIVIDKPGPDLRQGMPVTVRLSQPTAGGQ; encoded by the coding sequence ATGAAACGCATCCTTCCCCTCGCCATCCTTCTCCTCGCGGCGGCAGGTGCTGCCGCCTGGTGGTACGGCCTGCCCGAAAAGCTCGGCTGGCTGCCCGAGGCGCGCCGCGAATTCGTTCTCTACGGCAATGTCGATATCCGGCAGGTCTCGCTCGGCTTCCGCGTCAGCGGTCGCATCACCGAACTCCGCGTCGACGAGGGCGATGTCGTCAAGAGCGGAACGGTGCTGGCGAAGCTCGACGCCGCCCCCTATGAATTCGCCGTCCGCACCGGCGAGGCCAATACCGCGGCCCTTCGCGCAACGCTCGACAAGCTCAAGGCCGGCCCACGTCCGACCGAAATCGCCCAGGCGCGCGCCGCCTATGACGAAAGCCTCGCCGATCTGCAGAATGCCAACCTCGCCTATGACCGCGCCCGCCAGCTTCGCCCGCAAGGCACGATTTCCGAAGCGAACCTCGACCAGGCGACCGCCGCAAAGGCGATGGCCGCCGCACGCTCGCAATCCGCCAACGAGGCGTTGAAGCTGCTGCAGGAAGGCTCGCGTGTCGAGGATATCGCCGCCGCCGACGCACAGGTGAAAGCGGCCGAGGCAACGCTCGCCTCGGCCCGCACCTCGCTCGCCGATACGGAGCTGCGCGCGCCGAACGACGGCGTCATCCTCTCGCGGGTGCGGGAAAACGGCGCAATCGTCTCGCCGGCCGATACCGTCTTCGTGCTCTCGCTGACCGAGCCCGTCTGGGTGCGCAGCTATGTCGCCGAGCCCGATCTCGGGCGCATCCACCCCGGCATGAAGGTTTCCATCGCCTCCGATACGGCGCCGGACAAGCCCTACGAGGGCACGATCAGCTTCATTTCGCCGGTCGCCGAATTCACCCCGAAATCGGTGGAGACGCCGGAGCTCAGGACCGACCTCGTCTATCGCCTGAGGATCGTCATCGACAAGCCCGGTCCGGATCTGCGCCAGGGCATGCCGGTCACCGTGCGGCTTTCCCAGCCGACGGCAGGCGGACAATGA
- a CDS encoding ATP-binding cassette domain-containing protein, producing MTTAEPARQTGRNDKPLVRIDGVTKRFGDAPPALDAVSGVIGGGAITGLVGPDGAGKTTLIRLMTGLMLPDAGTMEVLGFDTRKNAAGIQTAIGYMPQRFGLYEDLSVQENLDLYADLRGLPKSERASAFEELLTFTDLKRFTGRLAGKLSGGMKQKLGLACALLKKPRLLLLDEPGVGVDPISRRDLWKMVENLTREGIGVLWSTAYLDEAEACDHVLLLNQGKLLFSGKPEEMTARVNDRVFRVSGVSGRRRQVLAELLQVDGVIDGVIQGEAIRLVAAKDKRPDVTKAGDGAAVALAPPRFEDAFVDMLGGGPGGRSRLAEAQEPLQAEGDRPVIEAKGLTKRFGDFTAADDISFDIRRGEIFGLLGPNGAGKSTTFKMLCGLLKPTGGEGRVAGFDLRRDAAEARNQLGYMAQKFSLYGDLTVMQNLEFFAGVYGLRGQRKRERIELMAGIFDFGRHAREPAKDLPLGLKQRLALACAVMHEPRALFLDEPTSGVDPITRREFWTHINGLVEKGVTVLVTTHFMDEAEYCDRISLIYRGRSIALGSPDELKARVATKEQPDPTMEDAFIALVQQSEAEDAA from the coding sequence ATGACTACCGCCGAGCCCGCCCGCCAGACAGGCCGGAACGACAAGCCGCTCGTCCGGATCGACGGCGTCACCAAGCGTTTCGGTGACGCCCCCCCGGCCCTCGACGCCGTCTCTGGCGTCATCGGCGGCGGTGCGATCACCGGCCTCGTCGGACCTGACGGCGCCGGCAAGACGACGCTGATCCGGCTGATGACCGGACTGATGCTGCCCGACGCCGGAACAATGGAGGTTCTTGGTTTTGACACCCGGAAGAACGCCGCCGGCATCCAGACGGCGATTGGTTACATGCCTCAGCGCTTCGGCCTCTATGAGGACCTCTCGGTGCAGGAAAACCTCGATCTCTACGCCGATCTGCGCGGCCTGCCGAAGAGCGAACGCGCGAGCGCCTTCGAGGAGCTGCTGACCTTCACCGACCTCAAGCGTTTCACCGGCCGGCTCGCCGGCAAACTTTCCGGCGGCATGAAACAGAAGCTCGGCCTTGCCTGCGCGCTGTTGAAGAAGCCACGCCTGCTGCTGCTCGACGAGCCGGGCGTCGGCGTCGATCCGATCTCGCGGCGCGACCTCTGGAAGATGGTCGAGAACCTGACTAGGGAAGGCATCGGCGTGCTCTGGTCGACCGCCTATCTCGACGAGGCGGAAGCCTGCGACCACGTGCTACTGCTCAATCAGGGAAAGCTGCTTTTCTCAGGGAAACCAGAAGAGATGACCGCCCGCGTCAACGACCGCGTCTTCCGGGTATCAGGCGTCAGCGGTCGCCGCCGGCAAGTTCTCGCCGAGCTGCTCCAGGTCGATGGTGTCATCGACGGCGTGATCCAGGGTGAGGCGATCCGTCTGGTCGCAGCCAAGGATAAGAGGCCGGACGTAACCAAAGCCGGCGACGGCGCCGCAGTTGCTCTTGCCCCGCCGCGCTTCGAGGATGCCTTCGTCGACATGCTGGGCGGCGGTCCCGGCGGCCGCTCCAGGCTTGCCGAAGCGCAAGAGCCGCTGCAGGCCGAGGGCGACCGGCCGGTGATCGAGGCCAAAGGCCTGACCAAGCGCTTCGGCGATTTCACCGCCGCCGACGACATCAGCTTCGATATCCGCCGCGGCGAGATCTTCGGCCTGCTCGGCCCGAACGGCGCCGGCAAGTCTACCACCTTCAAGATGCTTTGCGGCCTGTTGAAGCCGACCGGCGGCGAGGGCCGCGTCGCCGGCTTCGATCTTCGCCGCGATGCCGCCGAAGCCCGCAACCAGCTCGGCTATATGGCGCAGAAATTCTCGCTCTATGGCGACCTCACCGTCATGCAGAACCTCGAATTCTTCGCCGGCGTCTATGGTCTTCGTGGGCAGCGCAAGCGCGAGCGCATCGAGCTGATGGCCGGCATTTTCGATTTCGGCCGCCACGCCCGCGAACCCGCCAAAGATCTGCCGCTCGGCCTCAAGCAGCGCCTGGCGCTTGCCTGCGCCGTCATGCACGAGCCGCGCGCCCTCTTCCTGGACGAACCGACATCAGGCGTCGATCCGATCACCCGGCGCGAATTCTGGACACATATCAACGGCCTTGTGGAAAAAGGCGTCACTGTGCTCGTCACCACCCATTTCATGGACGAGGCGGAATATTGCGACCGCATCTCGCTGATTTATCGCGGCCGTTCGATCGCGCTCGGTTCTCCCGATGAGCTGAAAGCCCGGGTCGCAACCAAAGAGCAGCCGGATCCGACGATGGAGGACGCCTTCATCGCGCTGGTCCAGCAATCGGAAGCGGAGGATGCCGCATGA